From one Nitrospira sp. MA-1 genomic stretch:
- a CDS encoding ATP-binding protein gives MALFRNKKDETVQGTLALFSGPSGTGKKIAAEIVAKELRLPIYPVNLNKVVKKYIGETEKNLARALKTAENKKAVLLFDEADALFGKRSEVRDTAEGYANIEVSYFLKKLKAYPGLVILVSNQKAGLDPQTGCGLKYHFKFSALRSTSPSKRR, from the coding sequence GTGGCTCTCTTTCGCAATAAAAAAGATGAGACCGTTCAAGGAACTCTGGCCCTTTTTTCGGGTCCAAGTGGCACTGGAAAAAAGATAGCAGCGGAAATCGTGGCCAAAGAGTTAAGACTTCCGATCTATCCCGTGAATCTCAACAAGGTCGTGAAAAAATATATCGGGGAGACGGAAAAGAATCTGGCGCGCGCGCTGAAGACTGCTGAAAACAAAAAGGCGGTCTTGCTGTTTGACGAAGCTGATGCCTTGTTTGGGAAACGGAGTGAGGTGAGAGATACCGCTGAGGGGTATGCGAATATCGAAGTCAGTTATTTTTTGAAAAAGTTGAAGGCCTATCCCGGACTGGTCATTTTGGTTTCCAACCAGAAGGCCGGCCTTGACCCTCAAACGGGATGTGGCTTGAAATATCATTTCAAGTTTTCCGCTCTGCGTTCCACATCTCCCTCAAAGAGAAGATGA
- a CDS encoding SOS response-associated peptidase, whose protein sequence is MCGRFTRKENFQHLAKQLGLQGLPPMGPRYNIAPSQFIACVRTNFETRQRECTELKWGLVPSWAKDPGIGNKLINARGETVAEKPAFRKAFKHQRCLVLADGFYEWKREGKTKQPFYVRFKDHRLFAFAGLWERWKQNETDTLETCTLITTTPNAVMEPIHHRMPVILSSRDFADWLDPTVQAVERVNTLLRPFPPEEMEAYPVSQLVNNPRNDRPECINPI, encoded by the coding sequence ATGTGCGGTCGCTTCACACGCAAAGAGAATTTTCAGCATTTGGCGAAACAATTGGGGCTACAGGGCCTCCCACCAATGGGTCCTCGCTATAATATCGCTCCCTCGCAGTTCATAGCCTGTGTACGCACCAATTTTGAGACTCGACAACGAGAATGTACGGAATTGAAATGGGGACTAGTGCCCTCCTGGGCCAAGGATCCCGGCATCGGAAATAAGTTGATTAATGCCCGTGGAGAGACTGTGGCGGAGAAGCCAGCCTTCCGCAAAGCGTTCAAACACCAACGCTGCCTGGTCTTGGCCGACGGCTTTTATGAATGGAAACGGGAAGGGAAAACAAAGCAACCTTTTTACGTTCGCTTCAAAGATCATCGGCTCTTTGCGTTCGCAGGCTTGTGGGAACGGTGGAAGCAAAACGAGACGGATACTTTGGAAACCTGCACACTTATTACGACTACTCCCAATGCGGTTATGGAACCTATCCATCATCGTATGCCGGTTATATTATCTTCCAGGGACTTTGCTGACTGGCTTGATCCAACTGTGCAAGCTGTTGAGCGAGTCAATACGTTGCTCAGACCATTTCCTCCCGAAGAGATGGAAGCCTACCCCGTCAGTCAACTCGTGAATAATCCCAGAAATGATCGCCCCGAGTGTATAAACCCCATTTAG
- a CDS encoding BON domain-containing protein has protein sequence MKYSIKMKMVACLFFVFLAVGCAGGPQKESFGEHIDDSVITTKVKTALLSDPEVSGTDINVTTFKGRVQLNGLVNDAQQIDQAVQLARRVGGVQAVENNLSIK, from the coding sequence ATGAAATATTCAATCAAGATGAAAATGGTTGCTTGTCTTTTCTTTGTATTTTTGGCGGTGGGATGCGCGGGTGGTCCTCAAAAGGAAAGTTTCGGGGAACATATTGACGACAGTGTCATCACGACCAAAGTCAAAACCGCTCTTCTCAGTGATCCCGAAGTGTCTGGCACGGATATCAATGTGACGACCTTCAAAGGTCGGGTACAATTAAACGGTCTTGTGAATGACGCTCAGCAAATTGATCAGGCTGTACAATTGGCACGGCGGGTCGGTGGGGTCCAGGCAGTCGAAAACAATCTGTCCATCAAGTAA
- a CDS encoding BON domain-containing protein: MMMMSMGCASSPLHESTGEYLDDSVITTKVKTALLRCPLVSGTDVHVETFKNRVQLSGFVDEMRQIDHAILLSREVEGVGLIENRMSVK; encoded by the coding sequence ATGATGATGATGTCCATGGGATGTGCAAGCAGTCCTCTTCATGAAAGTACGGGAGAATACCTTGATGATAGCGTCATTACCACGAAAGTGAAGACCGCTCTTCTCCGATGTCCCCTGGTGTCGGGTACCGATGTTCATGTCGAAACATTTAAAAATCGTGTTCAACTCAGCGGGTTCGTGGATGAAATGAGGCAAATTGACCATGCGATCCTCTTATCGAGAGAGGTGGAGGGAGTGGGCCTGATTGAAAATCGAATGAGTGTTAAATGA
- a CDS encoding DNA polymerase III subunit alpha → MSAFVHLHVHSEYSPMQGVSTLEALCQTASGQGAEALALTDTNGLYGAIRFIEVAQAHGLHPILGAELTHNRHRAVLLVKDSFGYTNLCRLLSQRHCDADFDGIASVQEHRKGLIILSDDLPALTAWKRHSPKDLYVELSPGALMHQALAFSRRTHIPPVATNRVHFVTPQEFPLHQILRAIALNTTLSQLPPDACCAPNHWLVPPAILAPQFPHVPHAMANTSKIAQQCQTEWSFKETIFPNFRQLSDPHAFTLLREKTYNGARWRYGSLTPVVIDRIERELSVIRDKGYAHYFLVVDEIVRQAPRTCGRGSAAASIVSYCLGITHVDPIRHNLFFERFLNPGRHDPPDIDVDFPWDERDRIIDFVFARYGSQQAGMVANQNTLALRAAVREVAKVYGMPPAEIQQMSRLLTRLPLTDLPAQQSSASPCPQSGTRQPPRPPTSRENGKPRASPSTTSSTPPNGKRPHSPLDGVSAFTDLREPWPEIVRLALQLQGRFRHLSLHCGGIVIVPDDIRRYVPVEVAAKGIPVIQWEKDQTEDAGLVKIDLLGNRSLAVIRDALAAIAEHTGRHIDYATWDPLTDHRTQQFIQRGETIGCFYIESPATRLLLRKLWTGMPADQRARADVFEYLIIVSSLIRPAANRFIQEFVRRAHGGAYRPLHSLVEDVLVETHGIMVYQEDVTKVAMGLAGFSVEDGDQLRKILSKKHKERRLRDYQRQFIDGARARGVDVRTIEQVWAMTMSFAGYSFCKPHSASYAQVSCKSAYLRAHYPAEFMAAVISNQGGFYSTFAYVSEARRMGLTVLSPDVNASTWAYEGAGTTIRMGLMQIKDIARGFIDRLLEERHRHGTFQSLHDFLCRLDPEPAQTRLLILAGCFDAIAGEVTRPGLLWRVYADHPTGGISSLRAVTPHATPLLPAARLLPIPHEYATDRLIQHEIELFGFPLRCHPLTLYAKHLQDLQITRATEMAMHIGRRVKMVGWLITEKAASTKHGESMEFITLEDTTGLYDATLFPKIFQRYGPLLTNERPLLLEGLVEEDFTATTLTVQHMQVIG, encoded by the coding sequence ATGTCAGCCTTTGTCCATTTACACGTTCATTCTGAGTACTCCCCAATGCAAGGAGTGTCCACGTTGGAAGCCTTGTGCCAGACGGCAAGTGGACAGGGAGCCGAGGCACTCGCCCTGACCGATACGAACGGACTGTACGGCGCCATTCGCTTTATCGAAGTCGCCCAGGCCCATGGCTTACACCCGATCCTGGGAGCCGAACTGACCCACAACCGGCACCGCGCCGTGCTCCTGGTTAAAGATTCTTTTGGCTATACCAACCTCTGCCGCCTGCTCTCCCAACGCCATTGCGATGCTGACTTTGACGGCATCGCCTCAGTTCAGGAACACCGAAAAGGACTGATCATTCTCTCTGATGACCTTCCCGCACTGACCGCTTGGAAACGTCACTCACCTAAAGATCTATACGTAGAGCTCTCGCCTGGCGCACTCATGCACCAGGCCCTGGCCTTTAGCCGCCGCACACACATTCCTCCCGTCGCGACCAACCGGGTGCATTTCGTGACCCCGCAGGAGTTCCCTCTCCATCAAATCCTTCGCGCGATCGCCTTGAACACGACTCTCTCTCAATTACCGCCGGACGCCTGCTGTGCACCCAACCATTGGTTGGTGCCGCCTGCGATACTGGCTCCCCAGTTTCCCCATGTGCCTCACGCGATGGCCAACACCTCGAAAATCGCGCAACAGTGCCAGACCGAGTGGTCGTTCAAAGAGACGATTTTTCCGAATTTTCGCCAACTCTCCGACCCACATGCCTTCACTCTGCTACGCGAGAAGACCTACAACGGAGCCCGATGGCGGTACGGTTCACTGACACCGGTCGTGATCGATCGAATCGAACGCGAGTTGAGCGTCATCCGGGATAAAGGCTACGCCCATTATTTTCTGGTAGTCGACGAGATTGTCCGCCAGGCGCCTCGCACCTGCGGCAGAGGATCGGCTGCGGCATCCATCGTGTCCTATTGCCTGGGCATTACCCATGTGGATCCCATCCGTCACAATCTGTTTTTTGAACGATTTTTGAATCCCGGGCGTCACGATCCACCGGATATCGACGTGGATTTTCCCTGGGATGAGCGGGACCGCATTATAGATTTTGTCTTCGCGCGCTATGGCAGCCAGCAGGCCGGCATGGTGGCCAATCAAAATACGCTCGCGCTCCGGGCGGCCGTGCGGGAAGTCGCTAAAGTCTATGGCATGCCTCCGGCGGAAATTCAGCAGATGAGTCGACTGCTGACCCGCCTCCCGCTCACCGATTTGCCGGCTCAACAGTCCTCCGCATCCCCTTGCCCCCAATCTGGAACCCGGCAGCCTCCCCGTCCTCCTACCAGTCGAGAAAATGGAAAACCTCGCGCTTCCCCATCCACAACGTCTTCAACGCCACCTAATGGCAAAAGACCACATTCACCCCTTGATGGAGTCTCGGCGTTCACCGATTTGCGCGAGCCATGGCCGGAAATTGTCAGACTCGCTCTTCAACTTCAGGGACGCTTCCGTCACCTGTCGCTGCATTGCGGGGGTATCGTGATTGTCCCTGACGACATCCGCCGCTATGTGCCGGTGGAAGTGGCGGCAAAGGGTATTCCGGTCATTCAATGGGAAAAGGATCAAACGGAGGATGCCGGCCTGGTCAAAATCGATCTCCTGGGCAATCGGTCTTTAGCCGTCATTCGGGATGCTCTTGCTGCAATTGCGGAACATACCGGTCGACACATCGACTATGCCACCTGGGACCCGTTAACCGATCACCGGACGCAACAGTTCATTCAACGAGGCGAAACGATCGGGTGTTTTTATATTGAATCACCCGCCACCCGCCTGCTTCTGAGAAAACTCTGGACAGGCATGCCCGCCGATCAGCGCGCGCGCGCCGACGTCTTTGAGTATCTGATCATCGTCTCATCATTGATTCGTCCAGCCGCGAACCGGTTCATTCAAGAATTTGTCCGGCGGGCGCATGGCGGTGCTTATCGCCCCTTGCATTCGTTAGTGGAAGACGTGCTCGTGGAAACCCACGGCATCATGGTGTATCAGGAAGACGTCACCAAAGTGGCCATGGGCCTGGCGGGGTTTTCCGTAGAAGATGGCGATCAACTCCGGAAAATCCTCAGCAAAAAGCATAAAGAACGACGGCTTCGTGATTATCAACGGCAGTTTATCGACGGCGCGCGCGCGCGCGGGGTGGATGTCCGGACCATTGAGCAGGTGTGGGCCATGACGATGAGTTTTGCGGGCTATAGCTTTTGCAAGCCTCATTCAGCCAGCTATGCGCAGGTGTCATGTAAGTCAGCCTATCTCCGTGCCCATTACCCTGCTGAATTCATGGCTGCCGTCATCAGCAATCAGGGTGGATTTTATTCCACCTTCGCCTATGTATCAGAAGCCCGCCGGATGGGGCTGACCGTTCTCTCCCCGGACGTCAATGCCAGCACATGGGCATATGAGGGAGCGGGAACGACCATTCGCATGGGCTTGATGCAAATCAAAGACATCGCACGAGGATTCATTGATCGGCTTCTCGAAGAACGCCATCGCCACGGCACGTTTCAGTCGTTGCATGATTTTCTGTGTAGGCTCGACCCCGAGCCGGCACAAACGCGTCTATTGATTCTGGCAGGTTGCTTCGATGCCATTGCCGGTGAGGTGACTCGCCCCGGCCTCCTCTGGCGCGTCTACGCCGATCATCCAACCGGCGGGATCTCCTCGCTCAGAGCAGTGACACCACACGCCACCCCACTGTTGCCTGCGGCCCGTCTGCTCCCGATTCCCCACGAATATGCCACAGATCGGCTGATCCAGCATGAGATTGAGCTCTTCGGCTTTCCGCTCCGTTGCCATCCATTAACGCTCTACGCGAAACACTTACAAGACCTGCAGATCACCCGCGCGACTGAGATGGCCATGCATATCGGCCGTCGGGTAAAGATGGTTGGCTGGCTGATCACGGAAAAAGCCGCATCGACCAAACACGGCGAATCGATGGAATTTATCACGCTCGAAGATACCACGGGGCTCTATGACGCCACGCTGTTCCCGAAAATATTTCAACGATACGGACCGCTACTGACAAACGAACGGCCACTTCTTCTGGAGGGCTTGGTGGAGGAAGACTTTACCGCGACAACACTGACCGTGCAGCATATGCAAGTGATCGGTTAA
- the lexA gene encoding transcriptional repressor LexA, with the protein MTPETFKHIRQRLGLTQNQLAERLRTTRMTITRYECGMRRIPGVVEAILSHLDSPTQIPMAGIVAAGNPIEPIPQTELVEVPPSMLRTGDNFALRVKGESMRDEGILPGDLVIVHKQKMARNGQTVVALVNQEATIKKYYNKEGQIELHPANVTMAPILVTPQDEFAIEGVVIGVIRHCG; encoded by the coding sequence ATGACACCTGAAACCTTCAAACACATTCGGCAACGCCTCGGTTTAACCCAAAACCAACTCGCTGAACGCCTCCGCACCACCCGCATGACCATTACCCGCTATGAGTGCGGGATGCGCCGGATTCCTGGAGTGGTCGAAGCCATCCTCTCCCACCTGGACTCTCCGACACAAATTCCCATGGCCGGTATCGTCGCTGCCGGCAACCCGATTGAACCCATACCCCAAACCGAACTGGTGGAGGTTCCACCCTCCATGCTGCGAACGGGAGATAATTTCGCGTTACGCGTGAAAGGTGAATCGATGCGGGATGAAGGCATTCTCCCCGGCGACCTGGTGATTGTACACAAGCAAAAAATGGCGCGAAATGGACAAACTGTGGTCGCGCTGGTGAATCAGGAGGCGACGATTAAGAAATATTACAATAAAGAAGGGCAGATAGAACTGCATCCGGCAAACGTGACCATGGCTCCCATTCTGGTGACCCCGCAGGATGAATTTGCGATTGAAGGAGTGGTGATCGGGGTCATTCGGCATTGTGGCTAG
- a CDS encoding TerC family protein, giving the protein MFEWLTSPEAWIALGTLTALEIVLGIDNIIFISILVGRLPESQRTFARRAGLGLAMVARLGLLFSISWVMGLTEPLVTVFTQAISGRDIILVGGGLFLMAKATHEIHNSLEGLEEESGHVTVAASLGMVLVQIAVLDIVFSLDSVITAVGLVDQISLMAIAIILAVLVMLMAAKAIGDFVDEHPTIKVLALSFLILVGVTLMVEGFEVHVPKGYIYFAMAFSVTVEMLNIRMRKKRAPVKLFKTISE; this is encoded by the coding sequence ATGTTTGAATGGCTGACAAGTCCTGAAGCATGGATCGCATTAGGCACGTTAACCGCGTTAGAAATTGTCCTGGGGATCGATAATATTATCTTTATCTCCATCCTTGTCGGACGTCTTCCCGAGAGTCAGCGGACGTTTGCCAGAAGAGCAGGGCTTGGCCTTGCCATGGTGGCGCGCCTGGGATTGCTGTTTTCAATTTCCTGGGTCATGGGACTCACCGAACCGTTAGTGACCGTGTTCACCCAGGCGATTTCAGGGCGCGATATTATTCTGGTCGGCGGTGGGCTGTTTCTCATGGCAAAAGCTACGCATGAAATCCATAACAGTCTGGAAGGGCTAGAAGAAGAGAGCGGGCACGTAACTGTAGCGGCCAGCTTGGGAATGGTTCTCGTCCAGATTGCGGTTTTGGATATTGTGTTTTCACTGGATTCAGTCATTACGGCGGTCGGTCTGGTTGATCAGATTTCTCTTATGGCGATCGCCATTATCCTGGCCGTGCTCGTGATGCTGATGGCTGCAAAAGCGATTGGCGATTTTGTCGATGAGCATCCGACCATCAAAGTTCTTGCCCTCTCATTTCTCATTCTGGTGGGTGTGACCCTGATGGTGGAGGGGTTCGAGGTGCATGTCCCGAAGGGCTATATTTATTTTGCGATGGCGTTTTCCGTTACCGTGGAAATGCTCAATATTCGCATGCGGAAAAAACGGGCCCCGGTCAAACTGTTCAAGACGATTTCCGAATAG
- a CDS encoding MarR family transcriptional regulator gives MSTQEANEVLERLCNLQRMEARAFGLRYGLQPVQMEALTYLTQCNRYSNTPQAVAEYLGLTKGTVSQSLKVLEQKGFLRKQADNEDKRIVRLAPTTKGSNLSKKALLARNLEPALAMTDPMKIAELTSALRSILRGMQQANGRKAFGACHTCRFNEDHGKNGYVCGLTREPLSMQDVQLICREHQYPH, from the coding sequence ATGAGCACCCAAGAAGCCAATGAGGTCTTAGAGCGATTGTGCAACCTGCAACGGATGGAGGCACGGGCGTTTGGTCTGCGTTACGGATTACAGCCAGTGCAGATGGAAGCCCTCACATATCTGACGCAATGCAACCGCTATTCAAATACGCCGCAAGCCGTAGCGGAGTATCTGGGGCTCACGAAGGGAACTGTCTCACAATCGCTCAAGGTTTTAGAGCAGAAGGGATTCCTGCGGAAGCAGGCGGATAATGAGGACAAACGGATCGTACGCCTTGCGCCGACTACCAAAGGGAGCAATCTCAGCAAAAAGGCCCTTCTCGCCAGAAACCTGGAACCGGCACTGGCGATGACGGACCCCATGAAAATCGCTGAACTGACTTCTGCTTTGCGCTCAATCCTGCGAGGGATGCAGCAGGCCAATGGACGAAAAGCCTTTGGTGCCTGCCACACCTGTCGTTTCAATGAAGATCATGGGAAGAACGGGTATGTCTGCGGTTTGACACGAGAACCATTAAGCATGCAAGACGTTCAATTGATCTGCCGCGAGCACCAATATCCGCATTAG
- a CDS encoding thioredoxin family protein — translation MKKAVFYHAGCPVCVSAETMVTQAIDRQQYDLEIVHFAQKPDRVGEAETAGVKSVPALVLEGQVFHVNFGASMGDVKASL, via the coding sequence ATGAAGAAAGCCGTGTTTTATCATGCAGGGTGCCCGGTCTGTGTGTCTGCAGAGACGATGGTGACTCAGGCCATTGATCGTCAGCAATACGATTTGGAAATCGTGCACTTTGCGCAAAAACCCGATCGGGTGGGTGAGGCCGAAACGGCAGGGGTGAAGTCTGTTCCGGCGCTGGTGTTAGAGGGGCAGGTGTTTCATGTGAATTTTGGTGCGTCCATGGGTGATGTGAAAGCCAGTCTTTAA
- a CDS encoding group 1 truncated hemoglobin: protein MRVCVKGLYLGLAVGLFLSGVACSTVEPPSGKVTPSLYDRLGGKPAITAVIDEFVGNVADDQRINGRFATTDIPKLKGHLVDQVCGATGGPCTYTGRDMKTTHAGMRISNADFTAMVEDLVAALDTFKVPQAEQKELLGLLGSMKSDIVEIP, encoded by the coding sequence ATGCGTGTGTGTGTGAAGGGCCTGTATCTCGGGTTAGCTGTGGGGCTGTTCCTGAGTGGGGTTGCCTGTTCAACGGTTGAACCCCCGTCCGGAAAAGTGACGCCATCGTTGTACGACCGGTTAGGAGGAAAGCCGGCGATCACAGCCGTTATCGATGAATTTGTCGGCAATGTTGCCGACGATCAGCGCATCAACGGTCGCTTTGCCACTACCGATATCCCGAAACTGAAGGGACATCTGGTGGATCAAGTCTGTGGAGCGACTGGTGGACCCTGCACCTATACGGGCAGGGATATGAAGACGACGCATGCGGGAATGCGCATCAGCAATGCCGACTTTACGGCGATGGTGGAGGACCTGGTTGCTGCCCTCGATACATTCAAGGTTCCGCAAGCGGAACAGAAGGAGCTGCTCGGGTTGCTCGGATCCATGAAGTCGGATATTGTCGAAATTCCATAA
- a CDS encoding MOSC N-terminal beta barrel domain-containing protein, giving the protein MRNVSQTEIGVVQSLWRYPVKSMRGEALSLAQVTAHGLQGDRVYAILDGADGKVATAKNPKKWPNLFAFQSSLMEGVSDNELVPRVRITLPDGTIVTSEQKDLSQALSQALNREVSLAVIEEGRVTGVQSAMAGTWIPQSEEYWPDMDGREKRDTVTDFSLPAGTFFDAAMVHLLTTSTLNQLRGAYPEGRFEEPRFRPNLVVESAGDGQEGFIEQGWIDHTLGIGDEVRLKITGSCGRCVMTTLAQGDLPKDTGILRTAVQHNSGNVGVYASVTQGGMIHCGDRIRLVD; this is encoded by the coding sequence GTGAGGAATGTTTCGCAAACCGAAATAGGAGTCGTTCAGTCGTTGTGGCGCTATCCAGTCAAGTCGATGAGGGGAGAGGCCTTATCCCTTGCTCAGGTCACCGCCCACGGACTTCAAGGAGATCGGGTCTACGCCATTCTTGATGGGGCCGATGGCAAAGTGGCCACCGCCAAAAATCCCAAAAAATGGCCGAATCTTTTTGCCTTTCAGTCGAGCCTCATGGAGGGAGTCAGTGACAATGAATTGGTGCCTCGCGTCCGCATCACTTTGCCAGATGGCACGATTGTCACCAGCGAGCAAAAGGATTTATCTCAGGCCCTCTCTCAAGCCCTGAACCGTGAGGTCTCACTGGCAGTCATCGAAGAGGGCCGGGTGACCGGAGTTCAATCAGCCATGGCTGGAACCTGGATACCCCAGTCGGAAGAATACTGGCCCGATATGGATGGCCGGGAGAAGCGGGACACGGTGACGGACTTCTCGCTTCCGGCCGGCACGTTTTTCGACGCTGCCATGGTGCATCTACTGACCACCTCCACGCTCAACCAGCTTCGTGGTGCGTATCCGGAAGGGCGGTTCGAGGAGCCGCGATTTCGTCCGAACCTGGTAGTGGAATCTGCAGGGGATGGGCAGGAAGGGTTTATCGAACAAGGCTGGATCGATCATACACTGGGTATTGGGGACGAGGTGCGCCTGAAGATCACCGGCTCCTGCGGTCGTTGCGTGATGACGACATTAGCGCAAGGAGACCTTCCGAAGGACACAGGGATTCTTCGTACCGCTGTCCAACACAATTCCGGCAATGTTGGAGTGTATGCCTCAGTCACGCAGGGCGGTATGATCCACTGCGGTGACCGCATACGACTGGTGGACTAA
- a CDS encoding RluA family pseudouridine synthase: MITEFVVTAGEARKRLDQFLVNRERDISRSRLQRLIELGRIRVNDRMVKPSHTIQPGDHITMDVPQPGPLLVNGKAMPLEILHEDEALLVMNKPAGVVVHPTSGNWVGTVLNALLAHFPNHGDTEMSNGNPTLPGLVHRLDKDTSGVMVVAKTDHAHRMLAAQFEAHSIDRTYEALVWGAPRNEQGVIELPIGRDRGEPKKVSSKTAHPQRAITEYRTVRKLGDLASQVTLAPRTGRTHQLRVHLTSLGCPILGDETYGGQHVCRVAETDIPRVMLHARTLGFQHPVSGILQEYSVDLPLDMQGICQSLLRR, translated from the coding sequence ATGATTACTGAATTTGTCGTGACGGCGGGTGAAGCCCGCAAACGCCTTGATCAATTTTTAGTCAATCGGGAGCGGGACATATCCCGTTCCCGATTGCAACGATTGATCGAGTTGGGACGGATCCGTGTCAATGACAGGATGGTCAAACCGAGTCACACCATTCAACCAGGCGATCACATTACGATGGATGTTCCCCAGCCTGGACCGCTCCTGGTCAATGGGAAAGCCATGCCATTGGAAATTCTTCACGAAGATGAAGCCCTTCTGGTGATGAACAAGCCTGCGGGAGTGGTGGTGCATCCCACGTCAGGCAACTGGGTGGGCACCGTGCTCAATGCGCTGTTGGCCCATTTTCCAAATCATGGTGATACAGAAATGTCCAATGGGAATCCGACGCTACCAGGACTGGTGCACCGACTGGATAAGGATACCTCCGGAGTGATGGTGGTCGCCAAGACCGATCATGCCCATCGTATGCTGGCGGCACAGTTTGAAGCACACTCGATCGATCGAACGTACGAGGCACTTGTCTGGGGGGCACCCCGGAATGAGCAGGGAGTGATCGAGTTGCCCATCGGTCGGGATCGGGGAGAACCGAAAAAGGTTTCATCCAAGACCGCACATCCACAACGGGCCATCACGGAATATCGGACTGTGAGAAAATTGGGTGACCTGGCTTCACAAGTGACGTTAGCACCCCGCACTGGGCGGACACATCAGCTTCGAGTTCATCTGACGTCTCTAGGGTGCCCGATTTTGGGGGATGAGACGTATGGCGGTCAGCATGTCTGCCGGGTCGCGGAAACCGACATTCCACGGGTGATGCTTCATGCACGCACACTGGGATTTCAGCATCCCGTATCCGGGATACTTCAGGAATATTCAGTGGACCTTCCATTGGATATGCAAGGGATTTGTCAGTCGTTACTCCGTAGATAG
- a CDS encoding phage tail sheath subtilisin-like domain-containing protein — protein MKKFHSTPGASIHKPSFLPPAIEPASTSTAAIIGSFPKGSMTSPRQVRNWLAFEKEYGGLTTDALSSHCIKQFFNNGGKAIWVVRIGTRPIKGVSPFLKGLSLLDRIVNFNILFIPQTEQLPDVHAVKVMQAAIALVAKHRAMYVLDVPQRDAPRQTVRALTTWVNHQSNIHHPNVAMYVPRVQVPQSLKNAPQQTISASGAMAGVLARTDQQQGVWKAPAGTEAILHGVQNIEPTLTQSEMGQLTKFGINPIRQTSPSQFVAWGARTLSPSSEWQYLSVRRLGLFLEASIQQGLGWVVGEPNDEPLWAHIRQAIEIFLQSIFRQGAFQGQKAQEAYFVKCGRDTISASDQTAGIVNIMIGFAPLKPAEFMILNIQQKAKPFGQV, from the coding sequence ATGAAAAAATTTCACTCGACTCCTGGCGCATCTATCCACAAACCTTCGTTCCTCCCTCCAGCGATCGAACCGGCTTCCACCTCAACCGCGGCCATCATCGGTTCATTTCCCAAAGGGTCGATGACGTCTCCACGACAGGTCCGGAACTGGTTGGCATTTGAGAAAGAATACGGGGGACTCACAACAGACGCTCTCTCCTCCCACTGCATCAAACAGTTCTTTAATAATGGAGGAAAGGCCATTTGGGTGGTACGCATCGGAACAAGACCGATCAAAGGTGTGTCTCCATTTCTCAAAGGCCTTTCTCTTCTCGATCGCATAGTAAATTTTAATATTTTATTCATTCCTCAAACCGAACAGCTTCCGGATGTCCATGCAGTCAAAGTCATGCAAGCAGCCATTGCCCTTGTTGCCAAACACCGTGCGATGTATGTCCTGGATGTCCCCCAACGCGATGCCCCCCGACAAACGGTCAGAGCTCTGACAACCTGGGTAAATCATCAATCAAACATTCACCATCCGAATGTGGCTATGTACGTTCCGCGTGTCCAAGTCCCCCAGTCACTTAAGAACGCACCTCAGCAGACCATCTCCGCCAGCGGAGCTATGGCTGGGGTCTTGGCCAGAACCGATCAACAACAAGGAGTATGGAAAGCCCCGGCAGGAACGGAGGCCATCCTTCATGGCGTTCAGAATATCGAACCGACACTGACGCAATCGGAAATGGGGCAACTCACTAAATTTGGAATCAATCCAATCCGGCAAACATCTCCGTCACAGTTTGTCGCGTGGGGGGCAAGAACCCTGTCACCTTCCAGTGAATGGCAATATCTTTCGGTCCGTCGTCTGGGATTGTTTCTGGAAGCAAGCATACAACAGGGATTAGGGTGGGTGGTGGGTGAACCGAACGACGAACCCCTGTGGGCCCACATCCGCCAAGCAATTGAAATATTTCTCCAATCAATCTTCCGGCAGGGGGCTTTTCAAGGGCAAAAAGCCCAGGAAGCCTATTTTGTCAAATGCGGACGGGATACCATTTCGGCCTCTGACCAGACTGCCGGCATCGTTAACATCATGATAGGATTCGCACCACTCAAACCGGCTGAATTTATGATTCTTAACATCCAACAGAAAGCCAAACCCTTCGGCCAAGTGTGA